A single region of the Lepus europaeus isolate LE1 chromosome 1, mLepTim1.pri, whole genome shotgun sequence genome encodes:
- the DUS4L gene encoding tRNA-dihydrouridine(20a/20b) synthase [NAD(P)+]-like isoform X1: protein MKSDGIPATVCQEGRKDPIEMFHSGQLVKVCAPMVRYSKLAFRTLVRKYNCDLCYTPMIVAADFVKSIKARDSEFTTNQGDCPLIVQFAANDARLLSEAARIVYPYANGIDINCGCPQRWAMAEGYGACLINKPELVRDMVKQVRNQVENPRFSVSIKIRIHEDLRRTVDLCQKAEATGVSWITIHGRTVEERHQPVHYDAIKIIKENISIPVIANGDIRSLKEAENVWQVTGTDGVMVARGLLANPAMFAGYEETPLKCIWDWVDIALELGTPYMCFHQHLMYMMEKITSRQEKRVFNALSSTSAVLDYLTDHYSS, encoded by the exons ATGAAGAGTGACGGCATACCAGCCACAGTATgtcaagaaggaagaaaagatccAATAGAAATGTTTCATTCTGGGCAGCTGGTAAAAGTCTGTGCCCCAATGGTTCGCTATTCAAA GTTGGCTTTTAGAACACTAGTGAGAAAATACAATTGTGATCTGTGTTATACACCAATGATAGTTGCTGCTGATTTTGTGAAATCTATAAAAGCCAGAGACAGTGAATTTACCACAAACCAAG GTGATTGCCCATTGATTGTTCAGTTTGCTGCTAATGATGCAAGACTTTTATCTGAAGCTGCTCGAATAGTCTATCCTTATGCAAATGGAATAGACATTAACTGTGGTTGCCCTCAGAG GTGGGCAATGGCAGAAGGTTATGGGGCTTGCTTGATAAACAAGCCAGAGCTTGTTCGAGATATGGTGAAACAAGTAAGAAATCAAGTGGAAAACCCCAGATTTTCAGTTTCTATTAAAATAAG GATCCATGAAGATCTCAGAAGAACAGTAGATCTTTGTCAAAAGGCTGAAGCAACGGGAGTTTCCTGGATTACAATCCATGGAAGAACTGTTGAAGAAAGACATCAGCCAGTACACTATGatgctattaaaataattaaggaAAATATATCTATACCTGTAATTGCTAATGGAGACATCAGAAGcttaaaagaagcagaaaatgtgtGGCAGGTGACTGGAACAGATG GTGTGATGGTTGCAAGAGGACTTTTAGCAAACCCTGCCATGTTTGCTGGATATGAGGAAACCCCACTGAAATGCATCTGGGACTGGGTTGACATCGCCCTTGAACTTGGAACTCCGTATATGTGTTTCCATCAACACCTAATGTACATGATGGAAAAGATAACTTCAAGGCAAGAAAAAAGAGTATTCAATGCTCTGTCAAGCACATCGGCAGTCTTGGATTACCTCACAGACCATTACAGCAGTTGA
- the DUS4L gene encoding tRNA-dihydrouridine(20a/20b) synthase [NAD(P)+]-like isoform X2, which yields MIVAADFVKSIKARDSEFTTNQGDCPLIVQFAANDARLLSEAARIVYPYANGIDINCGCPQRWAMAEGYGACLINKPELVRDMVKQVRNQVENPRFSVSIKIRIHEDLRRTVDLCQKAEATGVSWITIHGRTVEERHQPVHYDAIKIIKENISIPVIANGDIRSLKEAENVWQVTGTDGVMVARGLLANPAMFAGYEETPLKCIWDWVDIALELGTPYMCFHQHLMYMMEKITSRQEKRVFNALSSTSAVLDYLTDHYSS from the exons ATGATAGTTGCTGCTGATTTTGTGAAATCTATAAAAGCCAGAGACAGTGAATTTACCACAAACCAAG GTGATTGCCCATTGATTGTTCAGTTTGCTGCTAATGATGCAAGACTTTTATCTGAAGCTGCTCGAATAGTCTATCCTTATGCAAATGGAATAGACATTAACTGTGGTTGCCCTCAGAG GTGGGCAATGGCAGAAGGTTATGGGGCTTGCTTGATAAACAAGCCAGAGCTTGTTCGAGATATGGTGAAACAAGTAAGAAATCAAGTGGAAAACCCCAGATTTTCAGTTTCTATTAAAATAAG GATCCATGAAGATCTCAGAAGAACAGTAGATCTTTGTCAAAAGGCTGAAGCAACGGGAGTTTCCTGGATTACAATCCATGGAAGAACTGTTGAAGAAAGACATCAGCCAGTACACTATGatgctattaaaataattaaggaAAATATATCTATACCTGTAATTGCTAATGGAGACATCAGAAGcttaaaagaagcagaaaatgtgtGGCAGGTGACTGGAACAGATG GTGTGATGGTTGCAAGAGGACTTTTAGCAAACCCTGCCATGTTTGCTGGATATGAGGAAACCCCACTGAAATGCATCTGGGACTGGGTTGACATCGCCCTTGAACTTGGAACTCCGTATATGTGTTTCCATCAACACCTAATGTACATGATGGAAAAGATAACTTCAAGGCAAGAAAAAAGAGTATTCAATGCTCTGTCAAGCACATCGGCAGTCTTGGATTACCTCACAGACCATTACAGCAGTTGA